A part of Bdellovibrionales bacterium genomic DNA contains:
- a CDS encoding RidA family protein codes for MSKRIIETKSAPAPVGPYSQAVEIGDTLYCSGQIAIDPTNGEVLTGDVKTQTERVMKNIEAVLAAASLNFSNVVKTTIYLINMADFAQVNEVYGRYFKSSPPARSTVAVSGLPKGVSVEIEVLAKRS; via the coding sequence ATGTCAAAGCGTATCATTGAAACCAAGTCAGCGCCAGCGCCTGTGGGGCCTTACTCGCAAGCTGTTGAAATCGGAGATACTCTATATTGTTCGGGGCAAATTGCGATTGATCCGACGAATGGAGAGGTGTTAACCGGAGATGTCAAGACTCAGACAGAGAGAGTGATGAAAAACATAGAGGCCGTGTTAGCAGCGGCGAGTTTGAATTTTTCCAATGTGGTAAAAACCACAATTTATTTAATCAATATGGCCGATTTTGCCCAGGTGAACGAAGTCTACGGCAGGTATTTTAAATCCTCGCCGCCCGCCAGATCAACGGTGGCCGTATCAGGTTTGCCAAAGGGAGTCAGTGTGGAGATCGAAGTTCTGGCAAAAAGGTCCTGA
- a CDS encoding YdcF family protein, which yields MQRGILFAGVFISGLGAWAFYEESLKISRQTVTSWEEDHAADCAVVLTGGAGRVREGFDLLAHKKIKKLVISGVYPHATLREIFPQWPYYGVLDQRNIILEKRSGTTYGNAQQSLPLIEALHCRDLILITSRIHMYRSMRIFSSVFPESFPIYPRSIVQGSYETPFPELAIEVFKSLFYSLWAY from the coding sequence CTGCAAAGGGGAATTCTTTTTGCTGGTGTATTTATTTCTGGCTTAGGGGCCTGGGCCTTCTATGAAGAATCGCTCAAGATTTCTCGACAAACGGTGACCAGTTGGGAAGAGGATCACGCGGCGGATTGCGCAGTTGTCTTGACTGGGGGTGCCGGGCGTGTCCGCGAGGGTTTTGATCTTTTGGCTCATAAAAAAATTAAGAAATTGGTTATATCTGGGGTCTATCCTCATGCGACTCTGCGGGAGATTTTTCCTCAGTGGCCATATTATGGCGTTCTGGACCAGCGGAATATCATTTTAGAAAAAAGATCTGGCACAACTTACGGGAATGCTCAGCAGAGCTTGCCATTGATCGAGGCTCTGCATTGCAGGGACTTGATTTTAATTACCTCAAGAATTCATATGTATCGTTCTATGAGAATTTTTTCGTCTGTATTTCCGGAGTCTTTTCCAATTTATCCCCGGTCCATCGTGCAGGGTAGCTATGAGACGCCTTTTCCAGAACTAGCCATCGAGGTTTTTAAATCTCTTTTTTATTCGCTTTGGGCCTACTAA